A region of the Thermoplasmata archaeon genome:
CAAGGGCCTCCAAAGGTCAGCTCAAGTGGGTCAGAAATCCATTGTTGAGTATAAGAGCAAAAGCTGGCTTGACGCGGTTAAGAACAATAATTAACCGCGATACGAAAGTAGGGTCTAGCGAACCACCCAGTCCCCATTAGTGGGGGCGGGTGATAAGAGAGAAGTTACCCCAGGGATAACTGAGTCGTCGCCGGCAAGAGTTCATATCGACCCGGCGGTTTGCTACTTCGATGTCGTCTCTTCCTATCCTGGTGGTGTATTAGCTGCCAAGGGTGGGGCTGTTCGCCCATTAAAAGGAATCGTGAGATGGGTTCACTACGTCGCGAGACAGTAGGGGTGCTTTTCGATGGAAGTGCGTCGGTGCCTGCTGGGAAGGACCCTTTAGTACGAGAGGAACGGGGGTTCGTGGCCACTAGTCTACCAGTTGTCTGACAAGGCAGTTGCTGGGTAGCCACGCCATATATTGATAAGTGCTGAAAGCATCTAAGCACGAAGCAAGCCCAAAAACGAGGCACCGTTAAGAGCGCTCTTAGAAGAAGAGTTTGATAGGACTGGGGTGTAAGTGTCAAGCCTTCGGGCGAGATATTCAGCCCACAGTTACTAACGTTCAAATATACATCTGCACAGATCCATGCTAAAGATCTATCTTAATTGTTTTTTTTGAAATAAAAAGGTATTTTAATATGAAATGACTTTTATGTGTTGTGAGTGTTGATAAAGTTTTAATAGATTTCCCGTTCATAAGAGAGTATGCTAAAAATTATAAGGATTTAGAGGTATCAACGTTATTGCAGGGATCTGAGTACAGGGATGCCAGAGCATTGTTTTTCCAGGAATTAAAATATGCGCTTAATCCTAACGAGTATCATTTAGATTATAAGCGCTATGATGGGGATAGCATTTTTTACGCGTATATCATTTCAAAAATATTTTTGTCGAGCGTAAATGATCCTGTTCTGACTAGCAAATACATAAATTTAAAGCGAGATAGAGTTGAAGAGGCAGTCTTAAAAAACTTGGATATGGGAAATAAAATTTTAAATTACGATATCATAAAGTCCATATTAGAAAACTGGAACATAAAATATGAATTTGCAGGATCGATTTTAAAGATAAGTTTTTTAAAATATATTATGATCTCTTCTGATTTTACTGATAAAAACAGGCTAGTGTCCCAGAAATTGGAAAATGGGATGGTACTTTTCAATTTAGAAGATGATAAAAAAAAGATTTCGCTGTTTATAAGAGAATATTTTGTAAAGACTTTTAAAGAAGAGATTAAGAAATTATCAGAGCAAAAGATAGATATTGAAGAGTATTTTAAAAGTGAATTATCTGAAATATTAGAATTAAGAGATAGCATAATTAATAAATACAATATTGCAGAGTTAGGTGAATTTGAGATAAATGCACTGCCACCATGCATAAAAGATATTTTGTCAAAGATTGAGAGTGGTGTAAATATTCCTCATTTAGCAAGATTTACGCTTGTAACATTTTTGAATCAGATAGGAATGAGCAAGGATGAAATAATGCAGCTGTTTACAAAAGCGCCGGATTTTGACGAAAAGTTAACTGAATACCAGGTTTCGCACATAATAGGTGAGAGATCAGGAAAAGAGTATTCCACGCCAAAATGCAAGACCATGGAATCTTATGGGTTATGTGTAAAATATGAAGTGAACGATAGATTATGTCTTCAAGATTTTTTAACTCATCCAGTTCTGTATTACAAGATAAAGAAGAAAAAGAACAACTTAGATCTTGCGCCAGGTTCTGTATGATCTCTGCACTGCAGTAATGTTTCCCAGAACTCCAATTATGATCATTATTATCGTGGTAATGGAATAGGCGTAAAGGTGAATATTGAAAAACTGCAGAATCGGAAGAATAACCAAAAGTACAAGTCTGTCAGCCCTGCCCAATAATCCACCATAATCTCTCTGGTGTGTCACTGCGAGAGCATGTGTTCCTGCATAGCTAGTAAAATATATGCCGGTAAGGGCTAAAAGCCCCCAGACAGGTTGAGTATAGGCAGAAAACATTATGCCGGCTATTATGGCCGTATCAGCATAGCGGTCCAGTAAATGGTCTAAGAAGTCTCCACGTTTAGAAGTCAAGTTTCTCATCCTTGCCACTTTGCCATCTACTGCATCTAGGAGGGTGTTTAGGAGTATCATCAAAAAAGATAGTAGCAGGTAGATGTGTCCAACATAAAAAAATAAGCCTCCCAATACTGCAAAAACAAATGCTGCCCATGATAGAGTGTTTGGTTTAAATATCAAAAACGGTCTTGCGATTTTTTCAAGTATGCTATCCACATTTTTTCTATAAGAATCTAATACCATTTCAAAATCTCCTCGCTCCAGTCTATTTTTCCAATCCTGTATTCATCCGGTCTTTCAACTATGATCTTTAGTGCAAGATCTGCAGCCATCTGTGCGGTGATGAAAGAGGTATCTATCTCGAATGCTCGATCCATAAAATCCAAGCTTTCCTCTGTTATTACTCCCAACGCCTCTGCCTCAAGATTTTCGTCAATTTTTTGTTTTGAAAATCCCTTTTTAACTAATCTTTCTCTGAGAACATCCGGTTTTGTTCTCAAAATTATGAGAATGTCAAAGCGCATAAGATGTGCGTAATGGGACTCAATTACAATATCTGGAACGTCATCTATTTTGGAATCCAGGCATTTATAATCCACGATCCTTACTTTTCTTTTTCTGTCATATCCTTTCAAGCACCCTTTTTCCTTTGCCAGAGTATTTAAATGAACAACCTTATAATTATTTTTTAAAAGCTCAGTAACACTGGTTTTTCCGGTTCCTGGAGTTCCAGATATAGCTATTATCACAATGAATGTAATATTGATATATTTTAAAAAACTTTCTACGGTGTAAGCGAAAAGTAGAAATAGAGTATGGAAATATAACCAATGCCAGCCTTTATAAGCCATGCAATGTTGCAAGGATAGCTCTCAAGCAAAAGGTTTTTGGCGCTGGAGTGTTCCGACTCCGCGGGAGTGATCCGACTCCAAAGGTGATCTTATGGCTGAAAACAGGAACTGGATTTTATTAAGCGTACTTATTGGCACCCTTATGTCTGCTGTAGATACAACGATAGTAATACTCGCATTGCCAACTTTGACCGTTGGTTTAAACGCACCATTTATTGACACTATCTGGGTAATATTAATATATCTCCTATTTCTCGCGGCCTTGACCACTCAGATGGGCAGGCTTGGGGATATCTTTGGAAGAGGGAGAATATTCAATATTGGATTTTTGGTATTTATAGCGGGTTCTGCCGCGGCTGGTGCATCTCCTAACGTTGATTTTCTCATTGTCATGCGGGCGTTTCAAGGGTTTGGAGCGGTTTTAATACAGGCTAATAGCAGTGCGATAGTAGCAGATCATTTTCCTCCAAATGAACGAGGAAAAGCTTTTGGAATAACGAGCATGGGATGGAATATTGGCGGGACAGTTGGTATTGTGCTTGGAGGCGTAATAACCACTTTAATTGGGTGGAGATATATTTTCTATATAAATGTTCCAATAGGTTTGATCGGATTTGTGATAGCACTTAAATATATTAAAGATAACAGGAGAACCAACGTAAAAATAGATTATGCCGGGACAGCAATGTTAATAGTTTTGCTGGGGCTTGTTTCATACGGAGTTATTGATATAGCAGGAAACGGGTTGTCAGCATTTAATATGATCATTATTGTCATTGGCTTGCTATTGATAATTCCATTCATATTTACAGAATTGAAGGTTAAAGATCCAGTAATAGAATTGAGCGCATTTAAAGAGCGCATACTAACCTTTTCTCTGATGGCTGCTTTTTTACAGGCAGTTGGGTATTTGTCAGTGATATTCATACTGATAATGTATATGCAGGGAATCAGGGGTTTCACGCCACTGTATGCATCTCTTCTTCTGGTTCCTGGATATGTTCTGGCAAGTATGCTTGCTCCATTGATGGGCAGGCTATCTGATAGGATTGGAGCAGGATTAGTGGCAACAACAGGCATATTTTTCATGGCGGCAGGAGTATCGGTATACTTTTTACTGAACCTGACAAGTTCAATATACCTTATCATTGGAGGCTCCATGATCTCTGGCTTTGGCGGATCTATGTTCTGGCCTTCCAATAACAGTGCAGTGATGTCTGGAGCATCAAAAAAAATTTACGGATCTATTTCAGGACTGCTCAGAACTCTTACTAATATGGGTACTCTTATGAGCTATGTGATAACGATAACAGTAGCAGCAGCAACAGTACCACGATATGTTGCTTTTGAAGTATTTCTGGGATTAGGTAAACTTAACGGAAAAGTTTCGTCAAAGTTCATGACAGGTATACATTATGCACTTTTTGTAAGCATAATTCTTCTTGTTTTTGCAGGGATATTTTCAATAGTAAGAACCAGAAATCCACAAAATAATGAAAAATCTAAATTAAGGCTAAGATGAAGTAATGCTATTGACACTGGATTTAATATAGAAATAATAGTATTCTGCCTGCAAATAAAGTACTGCAAAAAATATTACGGCAAGAGCATAGATCCAGTTAAAGTTCCATAAAGCTGAAATAACAATGATCATGCCCATCAGGACAGTTATTGTCAGAGTTACAATTCTCTGTATATGCAGGCCACTCTTTCTGTTCATTCCAATATTTAAATATTGAGAGTTATGGATAATAGGCCTGATCGCATTTTTAGTTGCCCACCAAATAAAATAAAGCAGTATAGGGACGCCTATGTACACATAAATGTGTAACATGCTATTATAAAATAGAAGAAATGCAATATACGCAAAGGCTACAATATATACAATCAAAGCCGAGTAAGTATGCGATCTCAATGGAATGTACCTTGGGAAAAATAAAGGCTTTAAAGTTCTGGAAATTACAGAACCGGAATATCTTAAATACTTAGGTACAAGTTTAGTTAGAGCATTAGATAAGGATTCAGTGTTTCTAAGGAAGAACGGCGTAGCTACGCTTGTAAGTATACATATTCCACCAGTTATAGCAACCAGTACATATGCCTTAGTTAGTATCAGACCTCCCGAGGCTATGAATATAGAAACCGCTATATTTGCAAATATTACAGATCCTTCAGTTCTGGGCAATGCTCCGCTTCCTATCAATACTGAAGATTTAGAGCTGAACCCAAACATATATGCAAAAATGCTCAATATAATTACCTCATCGATGACAATAAAAATTGTAGATACAATTATGATATTCCATTGTGAAACTAATTCTGGCAGATTGATCATAAATCCAAACGTAACGAAAAATATGGAAGCAAATGCGTATTTTATAGGCGCCAACTTGAGCTCAAAGTCTTTAGCCAGCTTAGTTTCAGAAAAAATCATACCCACAAAAAACCCGCCGATGGCTGGCGTGACCCCGAATACATTCAGAAGAGCACTTACTAAAAAGAGGGCACTTAATGCAAAGATGATCAAAAACTCATCATTTTTGGCTCTGAAAATCTGATTTTTCAAAAAAGGCATTGCAAAAAACATTAAAAAGATAAAAAACAAGAGCAATACAATTATTCCAACAGTTTCAATAGACAATGCTGCTGGCGTAGTTGTTTTTGTTACCATATACCCGTTTGCGAAAAATACAAGGATAATGGATATAAAATCTTCAAGAATTAAGGTAG
Encoded here:
- a CDS encoding cation:proton antiporter, whose amino-acid sequence is MDYFFLTLGVILLLSLVGGLFAYKLKQSPMIGYLSIGLIVGALVYIPILTDPVKVLIYNSSVIQDLSQIGLIMLLFFIGLNISPRNFTRIGKLALVLATVDLTVTIFTGFIIGKIFRWDFADTLFLAFIISQSSIIITAKSIEDLKRLTTTETETLLATLILEDFISIILVFFANGYMVTKTTTPAALSIETVGIIVLLLFFIFLMFFAMPFLKNQIFRAKNDEFLIIFALSALFLVSALLNVFGVTPAIGGFFVGMIFSETKLAKDFELKLAPIKYAFASIFFVTFGFMINLPELVSQWNIIIVSTIFIVIDEVIILSIFAYMFGFSSKSSVLIGSGALPRTEGSVIFANIAVSIFIASGGLILTKAYVLVAITGGICILTSVATPFFLRNTESLSNALTKLVPKYLRYSGSVISRTLKPLFFPRYIPLRSHTYSALIVYIVAFAYIAFLLFYNSMLHIYVYIGVPILLYFIWWATKNAIRPIIHNSQYLNIGMNRKSGLHIQRIVTLTITVLMGMIIVISALWNFNWIYALAVIFFAVLYLQAEYYYFYIKSSVNSITSS
- a CDS encoding adenylate kinase family protein, with protein sequence MIIAISGTPGTGKTSVTELLKNNYKVVHLNTLAKEKGCLKGYDRKRKVRIVDYKCLDSKIDDVPDIVIESHYAHLMRFDILIILRTKPDVLRERLVKKGFSKQKIDENLEAEALGVITEESLDFMDRAFEIDTSFITAQMAADLALKIIVERPDEYRIGKIDWSEEILKWY
- a CDS encoding CDP-alcohol phosphatidyltransferase family protein, which codes for MVLDSYRKNVDSILEKIARPFLIFKPNTLSWAAFVFAVLGGLFFYVGHIYLLLSFLMILLNTLLDAVDGKVARMRNLTSKRGDFLDHLLDRYADTAIIAGIMFSAYTQPVWGLLALTGIYFTSYAGTHALAVTHQRDYGGLLGRADRLVLLVILPILQFFNIHLYAYSITTIIMIIIGVLGNITAVQRSYRTWRKI
- a CDS encoding MFS transporter, which codes for MAENRNWILLSVLIGTLMSAVDTTIVILALPTLTVGLNAPFIDTIWVILIYLLFLAALTTQMGRLGDIFGRGRIFNIGFLVFIAGSAAAGASPNVDFLIVMRAFQGFGAVLIQANSSAIVADHFPPNERGKAFGITSMGWNIGGTVGIVLGGVITTLIGWRYIFYINVPIGLIGFVIALKYIKDNRRTNVKIDYAGTAMLIVLLGLVSYGVIDIAGNGLSAFNMIIIVIGLLLIIPFIFTELKVKDPVIELSAFKERILTFSLMAAFLQAVGYLSVIFILIMYMQGIRGFTPLYASLLLVPGYVLASMLAPLMGRLSDRIGAGLVATTGIFFMAAGVSVYFLLNLTSSIYLIIGGSMISGFGGSMFWPSNNSAVMSGASKKIYGSISGLLRTLTNMGTLMSYVITITVAAATVPRYVAFEVFLGLGKLNGKVSSKFMTGIHYALFVSIILLVFAGIFSIVRTRNPQNNEKSKLRLR